The sequence below is a genomic window from Desulfovibrio litoralis DSM 11393.
GTCCGCTGCCCCATTGGTTTGGATATTAATGCTGAAACGCCCGAAGAAATAGCGGTTAGCATTGTGGCTCAGTGTATTGCTCACAGAAGAAGTTAAGGAAACGTACAGTTGTTTAGTTTGGCGGGGTTACTTCGCTTTTTTTGAAACAGTCATGAACGGCAGAGTTCACTAAGTATTTGAATTATAAAAAAGAGTTAATGTTTAAAATTGTCTTAAATTATATCTTAATTTTGCTGAATATAAAAAAATATAAGCTACTGTAAAAACAAAGAGGTAGATATGAAAACGGTTTCAGTTCACGACGCCATCGGACTAACTTTATGCCACGACATTACAGAAATAGTACCGGGTAAAACCAAAGGGCCACTTTTTAGGCGTGGGCATATAGTGAAAGCTGAAGATATTCCTGTATTGTTGCGTTTAGGTAAGGAAAACTTATATGTTTGGGACTCCGGCAGTGATGATGTGCATGAAGATGAAGCCGCCGTTCGCATAGCCAAGGCAGTCAGCGGAGACGGTATTGAGTTTGGAAAGCCAAAAGAAGGCAAAATTAATTTTGTGGCAAAACAACTTGGCTTCCTTCAAATTGATAGGGCTTTATTGTTGCGTATTAACAGTATACCTTCGGTTACTTTGGCGACTATTCACGCCATGCAAACAGTAAAACCCGGACGTATAATCGCAGGCACTCGGGTAATCCCGTTAGCTGTGCCTGAAAGCACCATAGCAGCGGTGGAAGAATGTTGTAACAATGCAAAGCTGTTTTCTGTTATACCTTTTAAATCTCATGCTGTCGGTATCGTAACAACAGGCAGTGAGGTTTTTAAAGGACGTATCAAGGACGCCTTTGGGCCTGTATTGCATAAAAAATTTAACGAACTTGGTTGTAGTGTACTTTCACAAACTATAGTGCCTGATGAAACGCCACAAACGATAGAGGCAATAGAACAGGCTATTGCAAACGGAGCAAGCATGGTCGTGGTTTCAGGCGGTATGAGCGTTGACCCTGATGATAAAACTCCGGCGGCAATTAAGGCGATCGCAACAGAGGTCGTATGTTATGGAGTCCCCGTTTTGCCGGGTGCCATGTTTATGCTCGGTTATCGCCAAAGCGTTCCTATCTTAGGCTTGCCGGGTTGTGTGATGTATCATAAAACCAGTATTTTTGATCTGGTTGTGCCACGCATTCTCGCCAGAATACGCATTACTAAAAATGATATTCTTAATTTAGCCTATGGTGGATTTTGCGAGAGCTGTCCTGAGTGTCGTTATCCCGCCTGTGGCTTTGGAAAATAGTAGTGTTATCGTAAGCTTATCGCAGAGTTATTTTGGTGCAGACTATTGCAAAACTATGTTTTATGTTCTCTTTTCAATTAAAATTAACTCGTTGTTAACAATCACTTTTATTAAATATTCACTGTATTCTTCCAACGGCATAACGCAGTTAGCACAGCTCCCCCAAGACTTCTCGCTTTATCAGAAACAAAAAAACAATATTCAGGATTGTTGCGTGGGTCTATGTCCCCTATTTTACAATTTTGCGGAACATTAAGACCAGAGGCTATAGCCCCTCGCAAGACACCACTTATTGTTGCAGTAACTGGCAGCTCGTCAATATACATAACAATTTCATCTTTTGTTACAAGGTCGCCTATTTGCTTTAATGCCTTAACAACGCCTGCTTTTGGAGCTCGCAACACTCGGCTATAAGTATGCCCCATGACCATTTCAGGTTCGCTGGTATTTGGAGCGGCACTGCCGTTGTCAATCATGCGTCCTAGGTTATGTCCTCGTTGGGTTTCAATCACAACATGCACATCTTTATCGGCCGTAAATCCAGGGCCAAGACCAATCACTAAAGGAGCATCACTCTTTGTTGTACCAAGATTTCTCTTGGCAATAGTCGCATCTATCAATACTTGTGGCTTAATTTTTTTCAACAGCTCCCAGCTAGGGTCGGCACAAATTCCTATACAATCTTTCTTCCAAGCTTCTAAAAGCTCTGCTTCTGAGTTTATACGCAAGCCACATATCCCTTCTACTGTCTGCTTTCCTTCGGGGATAGCTTCACAAAAAGCGACAGTACGACGCACAGCAAAAGGTAAAGGCTTTTCAAACATTACAATGCGTTTAAACCCGGCGGAAAAAAGTGCAACCGCAACGCCTGTTGCCATTTCTCCTGCTCCTTTAACAGCAATTATCAATTCAGAATCTCGCATAATTACTCCTTTGGGTTTTTAAACTGACGCATTATAAAGCACGCCAGACCCTTCTCAATTTTTGATAAAACTCTCTCATGTTTTTGGCTAAAAGTTTATTTTGCCATGCATCTATTCTAAGGGAGGTGGGCAATCTGTTTTTAACCATTTTATTAAGGTTTTGCGTAAGGCTTCGGGCTCTATGGGCTTAGTTAGATAATCGTTCATGCCGGCGGCAAAACCGTTTTGGCGATCTTCGTCCATTGCGTTGGCTGTTACTGCGATAATAGGAATAGTCTTATTAAATTCCCGAATGTGCATGGTGGCTTTTAGACCGTCCATAACCGGCATTTGCATATCCATCAGCACTAAATCAAAGTGTTCTTTAGATACGGCTTCTACTGCCAATTGACCATTGTCAGCCAACACCACTGTTGCTTTTGAGGGAGCAAGCAATTCCTCTACAATAAACTGGTTGATAGCGTTATCTTCCGCAACCAAAATACGCTTGCCTTCAATATGAATATCTGCAAAATCACAAGTTTCGGTTAGTTGAGCGGTGCTTTCAGGTGCTTGGTTAATCAGTAGATTTAAGGAGAAGGTAAAGGTTGAACCTTGTCCTATTATACTGGAAACTTCTATCTCTCCGCCCATAATACGGACTAGACGTTGGCTAATCGCAAGTCCTAATCCCGTTCCACCAAACTGGCGTGTGATGGAAGCATCTGCCTGCATAAAAGGTTGGAACAAAGAGGCTATGACTTTTTCAGACATGCCTATGCCAGAGTCCTTGACGCTAATATAGACAACGGCATTTTGAGAACCATTTTGCACTTCTTGTTTATTTTCCAACCAACAGTGAATACTAACCTTACCTTCTTGAGTAAATTTAATGGCATTTCCAAGTAGGTTGTTAAGCACCTGTCCAATTCGCAATGGGTCGCCCATAAAGAGTTTTGGCGTATCAACTTGGTAATCAGCCAAGAGTGAAAGCCCTTTAGCTTTAGCAGATTCTTGATGTATGCTTAATATATTGTTTATCGTATCATCTAGGTTAAAAGATACCTCTTCGATGGTGAGCATATCTGCTTCAACTTTTGAAAGGTCAAGAATATCATTAATGAGTTGTAACAATGATTTGGCGGCAACTTCAATTTTATTTAGATAATCAAGCTCTTTTTCAGGTAGCTTGTTATTGCGTAAGGCAAGGTGAGCCATACCTAAAATAGCATTTAAAGGAGTGCGAATTTCATGGCTCATATTTGCCAAAAACGCACTTTTCATTTTACTGGCTTCCTGCGTTTTTTCAATCATGGATTGCAGAGAACTTACAAGGTTTTGAAGGGCAGTATGTAATGTTCCAAGTTCATCGGTACGGCTTGTTTTTTCTAACTTCTGATCAAGCTCGCCTTCTGATACACGCTTAGCATATTGAATAAGAGACAATAATGATTCCAAGATACCATTGGCAAAGCTGGTTACAACAACAGAGATAATCGCAAGAAAAATTAGGCTGATGATAAAAACCACCATTCCCATGTGATATGCAGAGGCAAAGACTTCTTTTACAGGTCCGCTGGTAATAACAAGCCACTTACTATTAGCTTCTATCTTAGCAAAGCCGATATATTCAATACCATTTAAAGTGTAGGAAACAGGGCCACCTTTTTCTCCTACTGTCAGAAGCTCACGGTATAAAGAAAGATGCTCTTCTGATTGCTTCCCCATAATGCCATTGTTAGGGTGAGCCACAAATACCCCTTCTGACGTCAAAAGAGAGGTATAAAGCGTTTGAGAGCCGAGGGTAGAGACAACATTATAGTCCACTATTTTAGGGAGGTCGTTGATAAGAAGTAAAGCCCCCTTTATGCCCGTAGAGGGAGCAATAGGAGCTACCGCTGTAACTGAGAGTTTTTTTGTAACTTTGCCTACCGAAAGATCTCCGAAGGTAAACATACCCCCAAGAGCCTGTTGCACATACTTATAATGGTTGTAGGAGTTGCCAATATGACTGGGGTTAGATGAGGCTATGCACACGCCGTCTTTATCAACAATGATAATATCGCGGTACAATTCATTTGCTTTAACCATCATGGTTAACCAGTCAATAGCTCGTGAAACTGTTTCGTCTTGTTTGTGATAGGAGCTAAAGATTGTGGTTATATTTGGGTCTGCTACCATTCTTGTTACAGAGGTAGTCATAGAAGCAAACAAAAGATCCATGGAATTGCCAACTTTCATGGTAGTTGCTTCGGAAATAAGCAATACAGCGTTTTCAACGGCCTTTCTTGCCGAGGTGTAGGTATATAAAGAAAGAAAAACCGTGAGCAATATAGTTCCAATAATAAATGGAAGTATCAGTTTCATCCGAATGTTATGCATGTGCAATAATCCTAATAAATACCATTACAAAACTATGTTTTGTGTTTTTTCATCGTTTTATGCTTTACGTTGCAGAGTATGAATGTCTTAAGCCGCAAAATACTTATTTTAAAGGAAGATATATTTTCTTTAATTTCCGAAGATTAGCCCAAAATCCATCGACAGGAAAAGCCCGGCGAATATCCTTTGTGCTTTTTGAGAGTGCATTCTTAAAGGGAATCCACTTTAGAAATTATTTTTCAATAGTGTCTAATAACTATAGAGAACCGCAAAACTTATTTCTTTAATGTTTCCCAAAACTCTTTGGCACCGGGATGTATAGGCAATCCTTCTGTCATGGCTGTTTCCGGAGAAATGGAACCAAAATCTTTAATTACTTCAGTAATCGCCTTGCGATTTTCCCATACTGCCTTCGTCATGGCGAATGCAAGAGAATCGGGAATATTTTTGCGGATTATTAGACAGGTGGTGTCTCCGAGTGTCAAAATAGGCTTAGTAACGTTTTTATATGTACCCGGTTGAATTGTATATGTTCTTGTTTTAAATTTTTTACTGAGAGTAGCCAAAACTTCCGGACTTAATGGCAAAATTCTGGGTTGTGTATGTTCTTCCAGTGTGCGAATTAAAGGGACATCTGTGCCTGCTGTATAAGCAAAACAATCAATATCTCCATCAACAAAACGGTCTGCTATTTCTGCATAATCGCTAAAGGAAATTTGCCAGCCTTGTTCTTTGAGTGCTTCAAACGAAGTATTGTAACCATGTTGTAAAAGCATATTCAGCATAAATTCTGAGGCTGTACCGGGTTTTAAAGAGGCAAAGCGTAAAGGAATTTTTTGAGCTAATAGAGCCTCCATACTGTCAATATTGTGTGTGGCGGCAAAATCTTCACGCACAAGCACATAGAAAACCTGGGGGTATATATTACTCATCATTGTAACATTTTTCATAGCAATGTGTTGATATGCCGGCTCTTCTGATTGAGCCGCACCAAGAAAACAGGCGAGAGTAAAGCCCATATCGGCTGTATTATTATTAATATCATTAATATTACTCAGCCCGCCACCAGAGCGACTAGAAGAAGGAAGTACGTCTTTTGATAAAGCGTCCGCTAAAGGCTTGCCCATTTGAAACCATTGTCCGCCTTTTGGACCGGTAACTATACGCAGGTGTGCAGGCCATTTATTCTCGTCTTTTTTACTATTCTCCGCTTTAGCAACAAAGACTCCATGGATACAAACAGCAAAAAGAGAATATGTGAATAAAAGCCCCACCAAAATTTTGTATAACGTATGTTTTTTATTCATAAGTTTTCCTCCTGCTTAAGATCCTTTTGTTATTTATATAGCATTTAGACTATTACACGATAGCCTAAAAGTGGCTTCCTTTAAGAAAACACTCTAAAAAAACACGAAGAAAGAAAAGTTATTTTCCCTTTAAAATGATTGTTTTTTGTGGCTTAAGACATTTTATGCTTGTGCAAACAGGGCATAAAACGATGACAAAGAACGCAAAACAGAGTTTTGTAATGGTCTTGCGTTGTTATATATTCTAATAACATATGCTTTATTGTATAATCAAGGTGTTTTTATGGAACGCTTAAAATAAGTTTTTCGAACTTAATAATATATATTTAAAAACTAAGGTAAGCTTGTTTATAAAAAGCTAACCTTAGTTTTATAAAATCATTTATTTTTTCATTTTTCGTGATTAACATAAAGATATTTAACCATATAAAATATATTATATATTTCTTGATACAATTAAACAACACAAAAAAAAGCAGCTAGATTTTTTATCTAACTGCTTAGTTATTTATGGTGGGCGGTGCAGGGATCGAACCTGCGACCCTCGGCTTGTAAGGCCGATGCTCTCCCAGCTGAGCTAACCGCCCGAATAATTTAAAAACACATTTGAAGAAACATCTTTTTATTTAAAGTATAAGAATTTGTCAACACTTTTATTATAAAAAGATAAAATATTTTCTTATTTATTTATAATATATTGATATTAAACAAATAAAAACAATTTATTTAAAGTTTATTTGCCGTCAATTTTTGTTTATTGTTTGTTTTTTTGGCTTGTTTTATTTGTTTTTTGCTTTTTTTAGAGCTTTTGACTTTTTTACTTGTATCAACAATGATTTTATCTTTTTCTTCTACCAAAGACGGGTTTAAATAGTCTGCAACAGCCAAAATTGTATTCGCATATTTTTTACTGTTGTTATAACGCATTAGAACTTTATGATTTTCCGCTCTGCTTTTTTCTTTTCTCCAACCGTGTTTATAGAGAAAATTACTTAAACTTCTGATAGCGTCCGGGTGAGTAAACAAGTTTACTTTCCCGTCGTCATCGCCGTCAACAGCGTATCTTTTTAAATTAGACGGCATAAATTGACAAAATCCGATAGCTCCGTAAACAGAGCCGGTTATTTGTGTGCTATCAATATCATTTTCAATACAATGTACTACTAAAGCTTTAAATTCGTTATAAGCCCAAGCTGATTTTTCTTTTACTTTAGTTTCAAGCCAAGCTTTTTGATCTTCTTTGGCGTTTAAAGCCGTAAGAGTATCTTCAACATCGGCTATATCTTGTGATGATGCCATTGAAGCCAAACTCCAAACGGCGTTATCGGTTCCAAGATAAGTTCCGAGTCTTGTTTCTAAAAACAATAAACCAACCGCAACCTCTTTTGGAACACCAAATTCATCTTCTGATTTTTTAAAATATTCTTTATGTTCTTCCAAATAAGTTTGGGCTTTAAGCATATTTTCCGGAGTAACAATATTCGGATAAATAGTCATTTTAGGTGTTTTATTAGCTTGAGGCGTGCGTTTAGTAAATTTAATACGATATAATTCTTTTACTTTTGTTGCCATGGCTTTATTTTCATAAGCCGGCAAACTGCAAAACAACTTATCTATTTCCGGACTGATCAAGTTATCTTCAGCAAGTTTTGCATGCAAATTTTTCCAATAATTGTCTTCAAGTTTGATATTGGAAACATAACTTTTGTCAAAAAGCTTTTTATTTAAAGGTTTTTCAACTTTCAAAGTTGAGTTTGTATTAGTTGAGTTTGTATTAATAGAAGCACTATCTGCTTGTTGTGTTGCATTTTGTTGATTATTAACGGTTTTAACGTCTAAAGTGCTTCCCGCATGACTTTTTGATTGGCATGAAAAGAGAAATGGTAATACCAAAAAACAAAACAATATTTTTAATTTTTTATGACTATACATTTTAACATCTCGAATTAATTTATAAAATTATTAAAATATTTTTTTTTGAAAAGCTAACTAATTATTTTCAGAACAATAACAAATTTTTTCTAAAAATGGTAGTAGCTGTTTCAAGAAAATTTAATTTTATGTTTTTTCCCAATAAGCTAAAAACTCTTGGTTTCCTTTACTGCCTTTTATATTTGAAGGAACTGTTCCGATTAAAGTCCAGCTAAGTTGGCTTTTTACACAATCTAAAACAAGATTAACCGCCTCTTCTTGTTTTTCTTGGCTTTTCACTATTCCTTTTTCGGTATTTCCCGGACCAAGTTCAAATTGTGGCTTAATTAAAGCAACAATTTTTGCGTTTGGTTTTAAAAATTTTTCACAAGCCGGCAAAATTAAGGTTAAAGAAATAAAAGAAACATCGACCACCAAAATATCAACCTTTTCAGGTAATAAACTTTGATCTGCCGTTCTTAAATTTACTTTTTCCAAAGAAATTATCTTTTTTTCTTTCTTTAACTTTTCATGTAATTGGTTATAACCAACATCAACGGCATAAACTTTAGAGGCCCCTAGTTGAACCAAACAATCAGAAAAACCTCCGGTAGAAGCACCGGCATCAAGAGCTACAAAACCGTTAACATCTATATTAAAATGTTCTAAAGCTGTTAAAAGTTTATAAGCCCCTCTACTAACAAAGCGACTATTTTCAATAAGTTCAAAGCGAGTATCCGCCGATAATTGTTGTCCGGCTTTTTCAACTTTTATTTTAGCTTGATTAGTTTCCAAAGGTAAAATAAAAACTTTTCCTGCCATAATATAGCGTTTTGCTTGTTCACGGCTTTCGACCAAACCGGCATCAAAAACAAGTTGATCAGCTCTTTGTTTTTTTGGTTTTATTTTTTTATTAAACATAATTTATTTAATTATATTGTTAAAATTGTTTTTATGAAATCTTTGCCAAAATACTTTACTTGTTATATATTGTCATGAAAACAACAAATAAATCCAAAATTATGCTCAAACAACAAATAAAAAATATTCTTCAACCTAAATATAGTGAAAGCGAATTAAATAGCTTATTTAATCCCTTATCTATTAATATTGAGTTTAATCAAAGTGATAAAAAACTTGATAATAACTCAATTAAAACTATTTATGTTGCCTTTCCACACCATTTTTTTTCAAGATGGTTTTTTGATAAAGGTATTTTAGCTTT
It includes:
- a CDS encoding TlyA family RNA methyltransferase, with translation MFNKKIKPKKQRADQLVFDAGLVESREQAKRYIMAGKVFILPLETNQAKIKVEKAGQQLSADTRFELIENSRFVSRGAYKLLTALEHFNIDVNGFVALDAGASTGGFSDCLVQLGASKVYAVDVGYNQLHEKLKKEKKIISLEKVNLRTADQSLLPEKVDILVVDVSFISLTLILPACEKFLKPNAKIVALIKPQFELGPGNTEKGIVKSQEKQEEAVNLVLDCVKSQLSWTLIGTVPSNIKGSKGNQEFLAYWEKT
- a CDS encoding hybrid sensor histidine kinase/response regulator, producing MHNIRMKLILPFIIGTILLTVFLSLYTYTSARKAVENAVLLISEATTMKVGNSMDLLFASMTTSVTRMVADPNITTIFSSYHKQDETVSRAIDWLTMMVKANELYRDIIIVDKDGVCIASSNPSHIGNSYNHYKYVQQALGGMFTFGDLSVGKVTKKLSVTAVAPIAPSTGIKGALLLINDLPKIVDYNVVSTLGSQTLYTSLLTSEGVFVAHPNNGIMGKQSEEHLSLYRELLTVGEKGGPVSYTLNGIEYIGFAKIEANSKWLVITSGPVKEVFASAYHMGMVVFIISLIFLAIISVVVTSFANGILESLLSLIQYAKRVSEGELDQKLEKTSRTDELGTLHTALQNLVSSLQSMIEKTQEASKMKSAFLANMSHEIRTPLNAILGMAHLALRNNKLPEKELDYLNKIEVAAKSLLQLINDILDLSKVEADMLTIEEVSFNLDDTINNILSIHQESAKAKGLSLLADYQVDTPKLFMGDPLRIGQVLNNLLGNAIKFTQEGKVSIHCWLENKQEVQNGSQNAVVYISVKDSGIGMSEKVIASLFQPFMQADASITRQFGGTGLGLAISQRLVRIMGGEIEVSSIIGQGSTFTFSLNLLINQAPESTAQLTETCDFADIHIEGKRILVAEDNAINQFIVEELLAPSKATVVLADNGQLAVEAVSKEHFDLVLMDMQMPVMDGLKATMHIREFNKTIPIIAVTANAMDEDRQNGFAAGMNDYLTKPIEPEALRKTLIKWLKTDCPPPLE
- a CDS encoding lytic murein transglycosylase yields the protein MYSHKKLKILFCFLVLPFLFSCQSKSHAGSTLDVKTVNNQQNATQQADSASINTNSTNTNSTLKVEKPLNKKLFDKSYVSNIKLEDNYWKNLHAKLAEDNLISPEIDKLFCSLPAYENKAMATKVKELYRIKFTKRTPQANKTPKMTIYPNIVTPENMLKAQTYLEEHKEYFKKSEDEFGVPKEVAVGLLFLETRLGTYLGTDNAVWSLASMASSQDIADVEDTLTALNAKEDQKAWLETKVKEKSAWAYNEFKALVVHCIENDIDSTQITGSVYGAIGFCQFMPSNLKRYAVDGDDDGKVNLFTHPDAIRSLSNFLYKHGWRKEKSRAENHKVLMRYNNSKKYANTILAVADYLNPSLVEEKDKIIVDTSKKVKSSKKSKKQIKQAKKTNNKQKLTANKL
- a CDS encoding molybdopterin-binding protein, with the protein product MKTVSVHDAIGLTLCHDITEIVPGKTKGPLFRRGHIVKAEDIPVLLRLGKENLYVWDSGSDDVHEDEAAVRIAKAVSGDGIEFGKPKEGKINFVAKQLGFLQIDRALLLRINSIPSVTLATIHAMQTVKPGRIIAGTRVIPLAVPESTIAAVEECCNNAKLFSVIPFKSHAVGIVTTGSEVFKGRIKDAFGPVLHKKFNELGCSVLSQTIVPDETPQTIEAIEQAIANGASMVVVSGGMSVDPDDKTPAAIKAIATEVVCYGVPVLPGAMFMLGYRQSVPILGLPGCVMYHKTSIFDLVVPRILARIRITKNDILNLAYGGFCESCPECRYPACGFGK
- a CDS encoding TAXI family TRAP transporter solute-binding subunit, coding for MNKKHTLYKILVGLLFTYSLFAVCIHGVFVAKAENSKKDENKWPAHLRIVTGPKGGQWFQMGKPLADALSKDVLPSSSRSGGGLSNINDINNNTADMGFTLACFLGAAQSEEPAYQHIAMKNVTMMSNIYPQVFYVLVREDFAATHNIDSMEALLAQKIPLRFASLKPGTASEFMLNMLLQHGYNTSFEALKEQGWQISFSDYAEIADRFVDGDIDCFAYTAGTDVPLIRTLEEHTQPRILPLSPEVLATLSKKFKTRTYTIQPGTYKNVTKPILTLGDTTCLIIRKNIPDSLAFAMTKAVWENRKAITEVIKDFGSISPETAMTEGLPIHPGAKEFWETLKK
- the yqeB gene encoding selenium-dependent molybdenum cofactor biosynthesis protein YqeB, coding for MRDSELIIAVKGAGEMATGVAVALFSAGFKRIVMFEKPLPFAVRRTVAFCEAIPEGKQTVEGICGLRINSEAELLEAWKKDCIGICADPSWELLKKIKPQVLIDATIAKRNLGTTKSDAPLVIGLGPGFTADKDVHVVIETQRGHNLGRMIDNGSAAPNTSEPEMVMGHTYSRVLRAPKAGVVKALKQIGDLVTKDEIVMYIDELPVTATISGVLRGAIASGLNVPQNCKIGDIDPRNNPEYCFFVSDKARSLGGAVLTALCRWKNTVNI